From the genome of Colletotrichum higginsianum IMI 349063 chromosome 4, whole genome shotgun sequence, one region includes:
- a CDS encoding Cupin codes for MASLIPLINDLLPMIVPSSVSITKANTLRAPDATLPPGSANEADAVVSKSDRLCASDTIVYMASGTGLLLVSPGAGQDVKRHNMAAGDFAFIPSWTEHQMLNESDQDTVWVITRSGPQPVRVGLTDWGGDQAK; via the exons ATGGCTTCTCTTATCCCTCTCATCAACGACTTGCTACCCATGATCGTTCCCTCCTCGGTGTCCATCACCAAAGCGAACACCCTCCGCGCTCCCGATGCAACTCTGCCACCCGGTTCTGCTAacgaggccgatgccgttGTCAGCAAAAGTGATAGGCTCTGCGCATCGG ATACCATTGTTTACATGGCTTCCGGGACCGGCCTCCTGCTTGTCAGCCCCGGTGCGGGACAAGACGTCAAGCGGCACAACATGGCAGCGGGTGACTTTGCTTTCATCCCTTCTTGGACGGAGCACCAGATGCTCAACGAATCGGACCAAGATACCGTGTGGGTAATTACTCGCAGCGGTCCCCAGCCGGTCAGGGTGGGCTTGACGGATTGGGGAGGTGACCAGGCAAAGTAA
- a CDS encoding Cip2, protein MVTVSSASIDMSTAVRNPSGSGPFPAIISIGGAGIPIPATVVQITFGNDAFAVQNDRGSRAQGLFCNHLFAGGLGVRAGLSMASSNSVLRRRASTAWLGVTGCSGNGKVAFVVGTLEKRIALMIPQESGSGGSAYWHILGSENSKGKAIQMSGR, encoded by the exons ATGGTCACCGTCAGCAGCGCGAGCATCGATATGAGCACCGCCGTCAGAAATCCCTCCGGCAGCGGTCCATTCCCGgccatcatcagcatcggcggcgccggcatccccATTCCAGCCACCGTCGTGCAAATCACGTTTGGCAACGACGCTTTCGCCGTGCAGAATGACCGGGGCAGCAGGGCTCAAGGCCTCTTCTGCAACCATCTTTT TGCCGGCGGGTTAGGGGTGCGAGCAGGATTATCAATGGCCTCAAGCAACTCGGTGCTGCGCAGACGGGCATCGACAGCCTGGCTTGGCGTGACCGGGTGCTCGGGGAACGGAAAGGTCGCCTTCGTCGTGGGCACCCTCGAAAAGAGGATCGCCCTAATGATCCCGCAGGAGTCGGGCTCGGGCGGGTCCGCGTACTGGCATATCTTGGGCAGCGAAAATAGCAAGGGCAAGGCAATCCAGATGTCTGGTCGTTAG
- a CDS encoding Alpha beta hydrolase fold family: MLNRTLHEWAFIRTWVVLMQYPIVPYISILIACYLGANYSQNPARWTTTAQVIVGMMAIELLYIVFIWVPYTRRLKEPAAHPPPSSHTERRALFERCMGTVPNYENYLRMWFLGAEPSEIRHDNLREFLLWAFFDVEEGSDDEYRSGEDYDMEVDEYVAYIEKGLGRTLEPGRGRAKCLRLTIDSVEPAFRTVWWYATMALLDHATHVLLLLNGFEYYAQPRQKVIFPPRLQQMFASRRTEAGNLSYWHRPHRSEGLPVVFIHGIGIGLWPYISFLAEIGGGKGKGQTGVIALEILPVCFRLTEPPLGKEAFLEQFKKVLDRHMWDEFALVSHSYGSILSTHAMRCPELQVRIPRVVLIDPVSILLHLPDVAYNFTRRRPKTANEWQLWYFASTDPGVAHCLGRYFFWRENAIWADELVGRTARSGHAGQGRKQARQVTVCLSELDLIVDSHAVARYLAEGERADHPAWLQGEHGQSNVASPKAGLVPGGGEECKHHRSAGSGINILWFPNKDHAQVFDAPRARARIVAATRGEPEVR; encoded by the coding sequence ATGTTGAACCGCACGCTTCACGAGTGGGCGTTCATTCGCACCTGGGTCGTGCTCATGCAATACCCAATTGTCCCCTACATATCAATTCTCATAGCTTGCTACCTCGGCGCGAACTACAGCCAAAACCCGGCGCGATGGACAACAACCGCCCaggtcatcgtcggcatgaTGGCCATTGAGTTGCTGTACATCGTGTTCATTTGGGTGCCCTACACTCGGCGCCTCAAGGAGCCCGCCGCACACCCGCCCCCGTCGTCGCATACGGAGCGCCGAGCCCTGTTTGAACGGTGCATGGGCACAGTCCCAAACTACGAAAACTATCTACGCATGTGGTTTTTGGGCGCCGAGCCATCCGAGATCCGCCACGACAATCTCCGCGAATTCCTGCTTTGGGCCTTTTTCGACGTTGAAGAGGGGAGTGACGACGAGTACAGGTCTGGCGAGGACTACGACATGGAGGTGGACGAATATGTCGCCTACATCGAAAAGGGCCTTGGAAGAACCCTTGAGCCCGGGCGGGGCCGAGCCAAGTGCTTGCGGCTCACCATCGACTCCGTCGAGCCGGCGTTCCGAACCGTCTGGTGGTACGCAACCATGGCCCTTCTGGACCACGCCACCcacgtcctcctcctcctcaacggCTTCGAATACTACGCGCAGCCACGACAGAAAGTCATCTTCCCGCCACGGCTGCAGCAGATGTTTGCGAGTCGCCGTACTGAGGCCGGTAACTTGAGTTACTGGCACCGTCCTCATCGTTCAGAAGGGTTGCCTGTCGTCTTCATCCACGGTATCGGCATCGGCCTGTGGCCGTACATAAgcttcctcgccgagatcgGCGGTGGAAAGGGCAAAGGTCAGACTGGTGTCATTGCCCTCGAGATTCTGCCCGTCTGCTTCCGGCTTACGGAGCCGCCGCTCGGCAAGGAGGCCTTCCTTGAGCAGTTTAAAAAGGTCCTGGACCGTCACATGTGGGACGAGTTCGCCCTCGTATCTCACTCGTACGGGTCCATCCTATCTACCCACGCCATGCGATGTCCAGAGCTGCAAGTGAGGATCCCACGGGTGGTACTCATTGACCCCGTGAGCATACTTCTCCATTTGCCCGACGTTGCTTACAACTTCACCCGCCGTCGGCCAAAGACCGCCAACGAATGGCAGCTGTGGTATTTCGCCAGCACCGACCCCGGTGTTGCCCATTGCCTCGGCAGGTACTTCTTCTGGAGGGAGAACGCCATCTGGGCCGACGAACTGGTCGGTCGAACTGCAAGATCGGGCCATGCTGGGCAAGGCCGGAAGCAAGCGAGGCAGGTTACTGTATGCTTATCAGAGCTCGACTTGATAGTTGACAGCCATGCGGTCGCCAGGTATTTGGCCGAGGGAGAGCGGGCGGATCACCCCGCATGGTTGCAGGGCGAACATGGCCAGAGTAACGTTGCCAGCCCCAAGGCGGGACTCGTGCCAGGTGGGGGGGAAGAGTGCAAGCATCACCGTTCTGCCGGGTCGGGTATCAACATCCTCTGGTTTCCGAACAAAGACCATGCGCAGGTCTTCGATGCCCCGCGGGCCAGGGCACGGATCGTGGCCGCCACAAGGGGCGAGCCTGAAGTAAGATAG